One part of the Streptomyces lienomycini genome encodes these proteins:
- a CDS encoding FAD-binding protein produces the protein MSDITVTNWAGNITYTAKELLRPRSLDALRALVADGGRVRVLGSGHSFNEIAEPGPEGVLLSLADLPSEVDVDTGARTVRVGGGVRYAELARLVHARGLALANMASLPHISVAGSVATGTHGSGVGNGSLASVVREVELVTADGSTVTVARGEERFGGAVTSLGALGVVTALTLDLEPAYEVEQHVFTELPLAGLDTATFDAVMGAAYSVSLFTDWRAPGFRQVWLKRRTDRPLPDFPYAQGATGKMHPVPGMPAVNCTEQFGVPGPWHERLPHFRAEFTPSSGAELQSEYLMPREHALAALHAVDAIRDVLAPVLQTCEIRTVAADAQWLSPSYGRDTVAAHFTWVEDTAAVLPVVGRLEEALAPFAARPHWGKVFTTPADELRALYPRLADFRALAGALDPAGKFTNAFVRGVLALA, from the coding sequence ATGAGCGACATCACGGTGACCAACTGGGCGGGCAACATCACGTACACGGCCAAGGAGCTGCTGCGGCCGCGGTCCCTGGACGCCCTGCGGGCCCTGGTGGCGGACGGCGGCCGGGTGCGGGTGCTGGGCAGCGGGCACTCGTTCAACGAGATCGCCGAGCCGGGTCCGGAGGGCGTCCTGCTGTCGCTGGCGGACCTGCCGTCCGAGGTGGACGTGGACACGGGCGCCCGTACGGTGCGGGTCGGCGGCGGCGTGCGGTACGCGGAGCTGGCCCGGCTGGTGCACGCGCGGGGGCTGGCGCTGGCGAACATGGCGTCGCTGCCGCACATCTCGGTCGCCGGTTCGGTGGCGACCGGCACGCACGGCTCCGGGGTGGGCAACGGTTCGCTGGCGTCGGTGGTGCGCGAGGTGGAGCTGGTAACCGCCGACGGTTCGACGGTGACCGTCGCGCGGGGCGAGGAGCGGTTCGGCGGCGCGGTGACCTCGCTGGGCGCGCTGGGCGTGGTGACCGCGCTCACCCTCGACCTGGAGCCGGCCTACGAGGTGGAGCAGCACGTCTTCACCGAGCTGCCGCTGGCCGGCCTGGACACGGCGACGTTCGACGCGGTGATGGGGGCGGCGTACAGCGTCAGCCTGTTCACCGACTGGCGGGCGCCGGGCTTCCGGCAGGTGTGGCTGAAGCGTCGCACCGACCGGCCGCTGCCGGACTTCCCGTACGCGCAAGGGGCCACCGGGAAGATGCATCCGGTGCCGGGCATGCCCGCGGTGAACTGCACGGAGCAGTTCGGCGTGCCGGGGCCCTGGCACGAGCGGCTGCCGCACTTCCGCGCCGAGTTCACGCCCAGCAGCGGTGCCGAACTCCAGTCGGAGTACCTGATGCCGCGGGAGCACGCCCTGGCCGCCCTGCACGCGGTGGACGCGATACGCGACGTGCTCGCGCCGGTGCTGCAGACCTGCGAGATCCGCACGGTCGCCGCCGACGCGCAGTGGCTGAGCCCCTCCTACGGCCGGGACACCGTGGCCGCGCACTTCACGTGGGTCGAGGACACGGCGGCGGTGCTGCCGGTGGTGGGGCGGCTGGAGGAGGCGCTCGCCCCGTTCGCGGCCCGCCCGCACTGGGGCAAGGTGTTCACGACCCCGGCGGACGAGCTGCGCGCCCTCTACCCGCGGCTGGCCGACTTCCGGGCGCTGGCCGGGGCGCTGGACCCGGCGGGGAAGTTCACCAACGCGTTCGTGCGCGGGGTGCTCGCGCTGGCCTAG